In Microscilla marina ATCC 23134, the genomic window ACTTAGTATTGTGGGTGTTCATTGCCCGGTCTAACCCAATGGTAGCAAAAGAAATGGTCATATCACATGCCAAGTCCATAGGCTCGGTCAAAGTATCCAGTTGCTCTTTGTTAAAGTTAGCCAATACATACTTTACCTGCTCACCTTTGTTAAAGTCATTTCCCACCCCAAAACGAATGCGGGCGTATTGACTGTTGCCCAATACCTCCTGAATGTTTTTTAAACCATTGTGCCCCCCATCTGAGCCTTTGCCCCTCAGACGCAATTTGGCGTGAGGCAAAGCAATGTCATCGACAATCACCAACAAGTTTTCACGGGGAATCTTGAGCTCTTGTAGCCAATAATTGATGGCTTTGCCGCTCAAGTTCATATAAGTAGTGGGCTTAATTAAATGAAACGTGCGTCCCTTATGCTTAAACTCGGTCTTCATAGCCAGTTTATGCGTGCTAAAATCTGGTGCGCCTTGTTTATCGGCAAGATGATCAAGTACCAGAAAACCAATGTTATGACGGGTGAGTTCGTATTCTGCACCTATGTTGCCCAAACCAGCAATTAAGTATTTCATTGTTTTACAAAGTTTCTTTTACAAAAAAGGTCATTAGCCTTACGACTAATGACCTGTACTTGTTTTACAAAGTCGAAGTTACTATTCTGCGTCTCCTTCTTCTCCTCCTTCTGCTTCTTCTCCATCCTCAGTACCAGACTGCTTACCACGTTGAGCACGAGTAAGTTCAACTGATGCAATTGGAGAGCGATCGCTGTTCAATATTTCAAATTCAGTAGTTGACAAAGCGCCTACTTTGACCGACTTACCTAATTCTAATTCAGAAATATCAACCTCAATGAACTCAGGCATTTTGGTAGGCAAAGCACTCACTTTAAGCTTATTAAGCTTTGATACCAATCTTCCTCCTCCGATTACTCCAGGAGAGGTACCTACGTATTTTACCGGAACATCCATCTTGATAGCTTTATCTTCAGATATTTGAAGAAAATCAGCGTGCATGATGATCTCACTTACTGGGTGAAACTGGATATCCTGTAGGATGCACTCGTATTTGTCGCCTTCTACATTCAAAAGTACTTTGTGTATGTTGGGAGTATATACCAAATCACGGAACAAAATCATTGGTGACTGAAAGTGCACTTGCTTGTCGCCTCCGTACAATACACATGGTACATTACCGTCTCTGCGCAGATCCTTTGAGGATTTTTTGCCGAGATTTGCTCTATGATACCCTATAATCTCTAGCGTTTTCATAAACTCACTTCGTTTAAAAATATAAAATAAAAAATAACCCTTGCGGGTTTTCAGCTACAATTAGCTGGATTGTATAAACAAATTACTAATTGATTCGTGTTCGTGAATACGACGTATAGCAGTAGCAAACAAATCTGCCAC contains:
- a CDS encoding 50S ribosomal protein L25/general stress protein Ctc, with amino-acid sequence MKTLEIIGYHRANLGKKSSKDLRRDGNVPCVLYGGDKQVHFQSPMILFRDLVYTPNIHKVLLNVEGDKYECILQDIQFHPVSEIIMHADFLQISEDKAIKMDVPVKYVGTSPGVIGGGRLVSKLNKLKVSALPTKMPEFIEVDISELELGKSVKVGALSTTEFEILNSDRSPIASVELTRAQRGKQSGTEDGEEAEGGEEGDAE
- the pth gene encoding aminoacyl-tRNA hydrolase, with product MKYLIAGLGNIGAEYELTRHNIGFLVLDHLADKQGAPDFSTHKLAMKTEFKHKGRTFHLIKPTTYMNLSGKAINYWLQELKIPRENLLVIVDDIALPHAKLRLRGKGSDGGHNGLKNIQEVLGNSQYARIRFGVGNDFNKGEQVKYVLANFNKEQLDTLTEPMDLACDMTISFATIGLDRAMNTHNTK